The Methylomonas montana genome has a window encoding:
- a CDS encoding TraU family protein gives MKRFVFPWVLGGLITLATPLYAETTTNSVDPLCSDAELWSGKLVTDICWSCLFPIRAAGASLGGGNVPSIATDEKFCFCTDPMGIPELGMTMGLWNPARLIEIVRNPWCSPALGGHKFSASNVRLIATTGKADFDASEMSFFNYHYFAFPLTILLDLFWDGRCNSDGYRDFDLLYVSELDPTWNNDLLAFFTSPETTLFANPVAISACVADAAAAATGNPLDALFWCAGAWGHMYPLSGISPTSYGTDPRITSLLATRATASLHRRGLAWKTSGNDALCGGYIYPFIPKSQYRLSMFYPVAETESNHVIGETTFKWGAGRTYPGPGEDHLYILFRWQDCCVGL, from the coding sequence ATGAAACGATTCGTTTTCCCTTGGGTTTTGGGAGGCTTGATAACGCTGGCAACCCCGCTTTATGCCGAAACCACCACCAATAGCGTCGATCCGTTATGTTCCGATGCCGAACTGTGGTCTGGCAAGCTGGTCACCGATATTTGCTGGAGCTGTTTGTTTCCGATTCGGGCGGCGGGAGCTTCGCTGGGCGGTGGTAACGTACCGAGCATCGCGACTGATGAGAAGTTCTGTTTCTGTACCGATCCAATGGGGATTCCGGAACTTGGCATGACCATGGGTCTTTGGAATCCGGCGAGACTGATCGAGATTGTCCGCAATCCCTGGTGCTCGCCGGCTTTGGGAGGCCATAAATTCAGTGCCTCGAACGTGCGTCTGATCGCCACCACCGGCAAGGCGGATTTCGATGCCAGTGAGATGTCATTTTTCAATTACCACTATTTCGCGTTTCCGTTGACCATTTTGCTGGATCTGTTCTGGGATGGTCGCTGCAACAGTGATGGCTATCGGGATTTCGATTTGCTGTATGTCTCGGAACTGGATCCGACCTGGAATAATGACTTATTGGCGTTTTTTACCAGTCCGGAGACGACCCTGTTTGCCAATCCGGTGGCCATTTCCGCCTGTGTCGCTGATGCCGCAGCGGCCGCCACCGGCAATCCATTGGATGCTTTGTTCTGGTGTGCCGGCGCCTGGGGTCACATGTATCCCTTATCCGGGATTTCGCCGACCAGTTACGGCACCGATCCCAGGATTACCAGTTTGTTGGCCACGCGCGCCACGGCCTCCTTGCATCGCCGTGGGCTGGCCTGGAAAACCTCGGGCAATGATGCTTTATGCGGCGGCTATATCTATCCCTTCATCCCCAAGTCGCAATACCGGCTATCGATGTTTTATCCGGTCGCGGAAACTGAGTCCAATCATGTAATTGGCGAAACCACCTTCAAATGGGGGGCGGGACGCACGTATCCGGGGCCGGGTGAAGATCATCTATACATCCTATTTAGGTGGCAAGATTGCTGCGTTGGTTTATGA
- a CDS encoding TrbC family F-type conjugative pilus assembly protein — MHCFDRSHRPWRQSAVCLLYWFSVHTVQAEEAWLDRSQAILQALEGQPRPEWLNGQVDQRDMKRQAQQVLKASQAIQAEALSTGSENVHPTNPSNKPLTLLFVSFSLGDTALKELFEEAVDRDDVLLVFRGPKPGQKLPALMADLKRLLKGIDPLPNIVIDPTRFQRWSVTSVPDIVVEQEGKARLHVRGVSSLSWLDEQLKAGKQGDLGTLGDVGEIAEIDLLEELKHRVAAIDWKQKQRQAIARFWEQQKFEVLSVAQDDRDRIVDLTITAPRDLTAPNGQLIIRAGQTVNPLDKMPFGLCLMVFDATVPAQVELIQHQSCQDKKALVMYLSTSLPRQDGWEKLKHLENTMQAPVYLLTPDVRSRFQLQHVPSFIEQSGNRLIVHERKLPVSSGERS; from the coding sequence ATGCATTGTTTTGATCGGTCACATCGTCCTTGGCGTCAATCGGCGGTCTGTTTGCTCTATTGGTTCAGCGTACATACGGTTCAGGCTGAAGAAGCCTGGCTAGATCGTTCTCAGGCCATCTTGCAAGCCTTGGAAGGCCAGCCTCGACCTGAATGGTTGAACGGTCAGGTTGATCAACGAGACATGAAACGCCAGGCGCAACAAGTCTTGAAAGCTTCGCAGGCGATCCAAGCAGAGGCGCTATCGACGGGATCGGAAAACGTCCACCCGACAAATCCTTCGAACAAGCCACTCACACTGCTGTTTGTCTCGTTTTCGCTCGGCGATACGGCGCTGAAAGAACTCTTCGAAGAAGCAGTCGACCGGGACGATGTGCTACTGGTGTTTCGCGGCCCCAAACCCGGCCAAAAACTGCCGGCTTTGATGGCTGACCTCAAACGCTTGCTGAAGGGCATCGATCCTCTGCCAAACATCGTCATCGATCCCACCCGTTTTCAACGCTGGTCGGTGACGTCAGTGCCTGACATCGTCGTCGAACAGGAAGGGAAAGCCCGTTTACACGTTCGAGGTGTTAGCAGCTTGTCCTGGTTGGACGAGCAACTCAAAGCCGGCAAGCAGGGTGATTTGGGAACCTTGGGCGATGTCGGCGAGATTGCCGAAATCGACTTGCTGGAAGAACTCAAACACCGAGTGGCGGCCATCGACTGGAAACAAAAGCAGCGACAAGCGATTGCACGGTTTTGGGAACAACAGAAATTCGAAGTGCTGTCGGTGGCTCAGGATGATCGCGATCGAATCGTGGACCTGACCATCACCGCCCCGCGCGATCTGACAGCACCCAATGGACAGCTGATCATCCGTGCCGGACAAACCGTCAACCCATTGGACAAGATGCCGTTTGGATTATGTCTGATGGTGTTCGATGCCACGGTGCCGGCGCAAGTTGAGCTGATTCAGCATCAGTCCTGCCAGGACAAAAAGGCCCTCGTGATGTATTTGTCCACGTCTCTGCCGCGTCAAGATGGCTGGGAAAAGCTTAAACACTTGGAAAACACCATGCAGGCACCGGTGTATTTACTGACACCGGATGTGCGCAGCCGTTTTCAGTTACAGCATGTTCCATCTTTCATCGAACAATCTGGCAACCGTCTGATTGTTCATGAACGAAAACTGCCTGTCTCTTCGGGAGAGCGGTCATGA
- the lepB gene encoding signal peptidase I, with the protein MNKPRFHSPSSPGVTRPRLGLFLLKAIPILLLVLAVERYLGQRFLIGGDDQVDRCLPDKWIYLIDTQNKDIWRGDLIAFRAERMAPFFKDGQIIVKIAAGVTGDSIHVDPQHTTINGERIIDGLPLTEKLKKPAVQFKRHETIPPAAYWVTGQTDKSFDSRYWGYVYDHQVIGRAYALF; encoded by the coding sequence ATGAATAAACCCCGGTTCCATTCGCCATCGTCGCCCGGTGTCACTCGTCCTCGCTTAGGCCTCTTCTTGCTGAAGGCGATACCGATTTTGTTGCTGGTGTTAGCCGTGGAACGTTACCTCGGCCAACGCTTTCTGATCGGCGGCGATGACCAGGTCGATCGCTGCCTGCCGGATAAATGGATATACCTGATCGATACCCAAAATAAAGACATCTGGCGCGGCGATTTGATCGCGTTTCGCGCCGAGCGCATGGCGCCTTTTTTCAAGGACGGCCAGATCATTGTCAAAATCGCCGCCGGCGTCACGGGCGATAGCATTCACGTCGATCCGCAGCACACCACGATTAACGGCGAACGGATCATCGACGGTTTGCCGCTGACCGAGAAACTCAAGAAGCCGGCGGTCCAATTCAAACGCCATGAAACGATTCCACCGGCCGCCTATTGGGTGACCGGGCAAACCGACAAAAGCTTCGATTCGCGTTACTGGGGCTATGTCTACGACCATCAAGTGATTGGACGGGCTTATGCATTGTTTTGA
- the traC gene encoding type IV secretion system protein TraC, translated as MTTAQRQRADQLFTVLAYEYDHHLFLMADSSIGFGFLCRPLTGADASVSARVNVLLNQDWPTDTLLQVSLWTSPDIEESLAIMQTRRLKQQKPTYKTMTQASIEFLRQGTTKPPESISGARLRRSHIFVTVKLPMAHPRPSESDIRRATELQLATQQSLSTIGLYPEVLGADQYVRILNTLLNWQTDAGWKDRVVPECDPTQLIRDQLLDFDNAIRTDEKGIWLGQKRVKTLSAKRTPDHFYFGSAKSYLGDILSGTRGIRQNTLLSLTLHYPDAESTRSKQEGVRQFITNQVNTPIARFLPVLVQRKHHFDVLFDAYRDGDRPIRAYFGVLLFCDEQEEAAAVSNARVYFRELGFQLLEDKYFCMPFFLNCLPFGPERSAIADLKRYRTLATRHAIPLLPLFGDWAGTGTPTLNFVSRNGEHMAVSLFDTTGNYNLCIAAESGKGKSFLTNEIIVSYLTEGAQIWAIDVGRSYENLCEVLEGDFVKFTHGSNICMNPFEIVQNFEEEADMLAGLVSQMAAPTEKLTDFQTAGLKRILKQLWTEKAQAMSVDDIARQLCAETDQRLKDVGEQLFPFTTRGEYGRYFNGRNNAKFTNDFTVLELEELKGRKHLQQVVLLQLIYQIQQEMYLGERNRPKIVIIDEAWDLLTEGDVAKFMEHGYRRFRKYGGAAVTITQSVNDLYRNAAGRAIVENSANMYLLGQKAEVIEGMKQDRRLPLSDGGYELLKTVHTLPGAYSEIFFITEMGSGIGRLIVDPFKRILFSTKPEDVNALKQLRRQGLSLGDAIQQLIDSRQSKTRELNHGR; from the coding sequence ATGACCACCGCGCAACGCCAACGTGCCGATCAGTTATTCACGGTACTGGCTTATGAATATGACCATCATCTGTTCTTGATGGCCGATAGCAGTATTGGTTTTGGCTTTCTGTGCCGACCTCTGACCGGCGCCGATGCCAGCGTTTCCGCGCGCGTCAACGTGTTGCTAAACCAGGACTGGCCGACTGACACCTTGTTGCAGGTGAGCCTTTGGACTTCGCCTGACATCGAAGAATCGCTGGCGATCATGCAGACCCGGCGCTTGAAACAGCAAAAGCCAACCTATAAAACCATGACTCAAGCCAGTATCGAGTTTCTGCGACAAGGCACCACCAAACCGCCGGAATCGATCTCGGGGGCTCGCTTGCGGCGCAGCCACATTTTCGTGACCGTGAAATTGCCCATGGCGCATCCCCGGCCCAGTGAAAGTGACATCCGCCGGGCAACTGAATTGCAACTCGCTACGCAACAGTCGTTGTCGACCATTGGCTTGTATCCGGAGGTGTTGGGTGCTGATCAGTATGTCCGCATCCTCAACACGTTGCTCAACTGGCAGACCGATGCCGGCTGGAAAGACCGGGTGGTACCTGAGTGCGATCCTACCCAATTGATACGGGATCAATTGCTGGATTTCGACAATGCGATTCGGACCGACGAAAAAGGCATTTGGCTAGGACAAAAACGCGTTAAGACCTTATCCGCCAAACGCACACCGGATCATTTTTACTTCGGCAGCGCCAAGAGTTATCTGGGCGACATTTTGTCCGGCACCCGCGGCATTCGTCAAAACACCTTGCTCAGTTTGACCCTGCATTATCCTGACGCCGAATCGACCCGTTCAAAACAAGAAGGCGTAAGGCAATTCATTACCAACCAGGTCAATACGCCGATTGCTCGTTTTCTACCGGTGCTGGTGCAACGCAAACACCATTTCGACGTGTTGTTTGACGCCTACCGTGACGGTGATCGGCCGATCCGGGCGTATTTCGGTGTACTGCTGTTTTGCGACGAACAGGAAGAAGCCGCAGCGGTTTCCAATGCTCGGGTGTATTTTCGGGAATTGGGCTTTCAGCTTTTGGAAGACAAGTATTTCTGCATGCCGTTTTTCCTGAACTGTTTACCCTTTGGGCCGGAACGTTCAGCGATTGCCGACCTGAAACGTTATCGCACCTTGGCCACGCGCCATGCGATTCCGTTATTACCGCTGTTCGGTGATTGGGCCGGCACCGGGACACCGACCTTGAATTTCGTCTCCCGTAACGGCGAACACATGGCTGTGTCGCTGTTTGATACCACCGGCAACTATAACCTCTGCATCGCTGCCGAATCCGGTAAAGGTAAATCCTTCCTGACCAACGAGATCATCGTCAGCTATCTGACCGAAGGCGCGCAGATTTGGGCCATCGATGTCGGCCGCTCTTACGAAAACCTCTGCGAAGTGCTGGAAGGCGATTTCGTCAAGTTCACCCATGGCTCGAACATCTGCATGAACCCGTTCGAGATCGTGCAAAACTTCGAGGAAGAAGCCGATATGTTAGCCGGATTGGTGAGCCAGATGGCGGCACCCACCGAAAAACTCACTGACTTTCAAACTGCAGGTCTGAAACGGATTCTGAAGCAACTGTGGACCGAAAAGGCCCAGGCCATGTCCGTCGACGACATCGCCCGGCAGCTCTGCGCCGAAACCGATCAACGTTTGAAGGATGTCGGCGAACAACTGTTTCCGTTCACGACTCGTGGCGAATACGGTCGTTACTTCAATGGCCGCAACAACGCCAAATTCACCAATGACTTTACCGTGCTGGAACTGGAAGAACTCAAGGGCCGCAAACATCTGCAACAAGTCGTGTTGCTGCAACTGATCTACCAAATCCAGCAGGAAATGTATCTGGGCGAACGCAACCGGCCGAAGATCGTCATCATCGACGAAGCCTGGGATTTGCTCACCGAAGGCGATGTGGCCAAGTTCATGGAACACGGGTACCGCCGGTTTCGGAAATACGGCGGTGCAGCGGTGACCATCACCCAGTCGGTGAACGACTTGTACCGCAATGCCGCTGGCCGGGCCATTGTCGAGAACTCGGCCAACATGTATCTGCTCGGTCAGAAAGCCGAAGTCATCGAAGGCATGAAGCAGGATCGCCGCCTACCGTTGTCGGATGGCGGCTATGAACTCCTGAAAACCGTGCATACCTTGCCCGGCGCCTACTCGGAAATCTTTTTCATCACCGAGATGGGCTCAGGGATTGGCCGTCTGATCGTTGATCCCTTCAAACGCATTCTGTTCTCCACCAAACCCGAAGACGTCAACGCCTTGAAGCAATTGCGCCGGCAAGGTTTGAGTCTGGGCGATGCCATTCAACAACTCATCGACAGTCGCCAGTCTAAAACACGGGAGTTGAATCATGGACGCTAA
- a CDS encoding RRXRR domain-containing protein — MTGSTIDTENAAGNRRPCTLAKDKRTVKVQAANGQPINPCHPARARQLKRKKRAVRVCRHPFTIRLRAEHQTEAMQHLYFEDQTP; from the coding sequence ATGACCGGTTCAACTATTGATACCGAGAACGCGGCGGGCAACCGCCGCCCTTGCACATTGGCGAAGGATAAGCGGACCGTCAAGGTCCAAGCCGCCAATGGTCAGCCGATCAACCCCTGTCATCCGGCTAGAGCCCGGCAGTTGAAACGCAAAAAGCGTGCGGTTCGCGTTTGTCGACATCCCTTTACGATTCGCCTGCGTGCCGAGCATCAAACCGAAGCCATGCAACACCTGTATTTCGAGGATCAGACCCCATGA
- the traA gene encoding TraA family conjugative transfer protein: MKTSHRTGVLVTLASLFFMLMASDAMAGAGGTEFNNVWTLLTGWVEGLLGRIIAIVFVIVGLVAGVVRGSIMGFVLGIASGVGLFAAPTIITNIVTATI; the protein is encoded by the coding sequence ATGAAAACATCGCATCGAACCGGGGTACTGGTGACCCTGGCATCGTTATTTTTTATGTTGATGGCATCCGACGCCATGGCCGGTGCTGGCGGTACCGAGTTCAACAACGTCTGGACCTTGCTGACCGGCTGGGTGGAAGGCTTGCTCGGCCGCATCATCGCCATCGTGTTCGTCATCGTCGGCCTAGTCGCCGGTGTCGTGCGTGGCAGTATCATGGGCTTCGTGCTAGGAATTGCCAGCGGGGTCGGCCTGTTTGCGGCACCGACCATTATCACCAACATCGTGACGGCCACGATTTAG
- a CDS encoding TraV family lipoprotein has product MKRFHQFSIYSLSVLLIAITTGCATDYGCKGMPDEPSCLSTTQAYHVTNTALPEAPPENSQESEPMSKPALAPPLQQPVPKIEDPTPIRTPSQVMRIWIAPWEDAEGDLMVSNYVYTELEPRRWMIGKAAPTASSSLIPLQVEQRPPEKRSSVDTTDDENPVNRLGKQLP; this is encoded by the coding sequence ATGAAACGCTTTCATCAGTTTTCTATTTATAGCCTCAGTGTACTGCTGATCGCCATCACCACCGGCTGCGCCACCGACTACGGCTGTAAAGGCATGCCGGACGAACCCAGCTGTCTGTCGACGACGCAGGCCTACCATGTGACCAATACGGCGTTGCCGGAAGCCCCTCCGGAAAATAGCCAGGAATCAGAGCCAATGTCAAAACCGGCACTCGCACCACCGTTACAACAACCCGTGCCCAAGATCGAAGATCCCACGCCTATTCGAACGCCATCCCAGGTGATGCGGATCTGGATCGCGCCTTGGGAAGATGCCGAGGGCGATTTGATGGTGTCCAACTACGTCTACACCGAACTGGAACCCCGGCGTTGGATGATCGGCAAGGCGGCACCGACAGCCAGTTCGTCGTTGATTCCTTTACAAGTCGAGCAACGCCCACCGGAGAAACGATCCAGCGTCGATACCACTGATGACGAGAATCCAGTGAATCGATTAGGCAAACAATTGCCCTGA
- a CDS encoding DsbC family protein: MTLRQISLLIATLIGTSIALAANPQKQTVSDIAAGLLSIKIDGMQDLPISGLKMVKTGEQTVFISSNGRFAFYGGKLMDIWTQQEIKELADIDKIANRIDLSRMKLKADDLGAVTVGHGKGQVLVFIDPRCPYCGKVMKDLQVLQDHYTFKLVMVPILGPESQNIVVQLACQLGASDAKTKDAVRDRLLKQDYTGLPTEPPVQCNKEPLQKAVVTAKLFDLKGVPFLIAPDGRTHSGAPESLADWLADKPKPSPSLATTPDTNAQNTNATEKMP; encoded by the coding sequence ATGACGCTACGCCAAATTTCTTTATTGATAGCCACGTTAATCGGTACATCCATCGCCCTGGCCGCCAATCCGCAAAAGCAGACGGTCTCGGATATTGCCGCCGGTTTGCTCTCGATCAAAATCGACGGCATGCAAGACTTGCCGATCTCGGGCCTGAAGATGGTCAAAACCGGCGAGCAGACGGTGTTTATCTCCAGCAATGGCCGCTTTGCCTTTTACGGCGGCAAATTGATGGACATCTGGACCCAGCAGGAGATCAAGGAATTGGCCGATATCGACAAAATCGCCAACCGCATCGATCTATCGCGGATGAAACTCAAGGCTGACGATCTCGGCGCCGTGACGGTTGGTCACGGCAAAGGCCAGGTGTTGGTATTCATCGATCCGCGTTGCCCATACTGCGGCAAGGTCATGAAAGACCTGCAAGTCTTGCAAGACCATTACACCTTCAAACTGGTGATGGTCCCCATCCTCGGCCCCGAATCGCAAAACATCGTCGTGCAACTTGCCTGTCAGCTGGGCGCGAGCGATGCCAAAACCAAAGACGCCGTGCGCGACCGCTTGTTGAAACAGGATTACACCGGCTTGCCGACCGAACCGCCGGTGCAGTGCAACAAAGAGCCGCTGCAAAAAGCCGTGGTCACTGCCAAGTTGTTCGATTTGAAGGGCGTACCGTTTCTGATTGCGCCCGATGGCCGCACCCACAGCGGCGCGCCTGAATCGTTAGCCGATTGGTTGGCCGATAAACCGAAACCGTCGCCCAGTCTGGCAACAACGCCCGATACAAACGCACAAAACACAAACGCCACGGAGAAAATGCCATGA
- a CDS encoding TraB/VirB10 family protein — MATVDSWWTRLSPTAKRNLAVGSIGTVLLAVIIALATVTPEVSKPLSKQATIQHILTDSDPRSLGIDGISSQLRDLLQKNEEQARRLAAIEEQQRREQQSDETRFKQWTTAEREAYEAKLQAVTGEVETLKNKASTTAVAGNPGDVSQTTVETTTPGRPSNRRPSYPPFDNGQDDLNRVFEQAAIPAPTASNTGVSGARANNQAPAAMQIRVIQEGADQSNGKDKDAATTNAHGQSQQGHANSDVFIPAGSILTGVLLNGLDAPTGKKAKKEPMPVLFRIKKEAILPNRFHADVRECFLLAAGFGDLSAERAYFRGETFSCVRQDGGVIEVPMNAYATGEDGKNGVRGRVVSKQGALLAQSMMAGFLRGFSDAFGRNQIPMLMTGGLGALSGTTPFQSAFSSQSMEGGALKGAGYAMERLSHFYMDMAEEIYPVIEVDATRQVNFIVQKGTALKLKSPS; from the coding sequence ATGGCAACCGTCGATTCGTGGTGGACACGCTTGAGTCCGACCGCCAAACGCAATCTGGCCGTCGGCAGCATTGGTACCGTGCTGTTGGCCGTCATCATCGCGCTGGCCACCGTCACTCCGGAAGTCAGCAAGCCGCTGAGTAAACAAGCGACCATCCAACATATTCTGACTGATAGCGATCCGCGCTCGCTGGGTATCGACGGCATTTCCTCGCAATTGCGCGATCTGCTGCAGAAGAACGAGGAACAAGCCCGCCGTCTGGCGGCTATCGAAGAACAGCAACGGCGCGAACAGCAATCCGACGAAACGCGTTTCAAACAATGGACCACCGCTGAGCGGGAAGCCTATGAAGCCAAGCTTCAAGCGGTCACCGGTGAAGTTGAGACGTTGAAGAACAAAGCGTCTACAACGGCAGTGGCTGGCAACCCTGGCGACGTCAGTCAAACCACCGTGGAGACAACTACACCGGGAAGACCGTCAAACCGCCGCCCAAGCTATCCGCCGTTCGACAACGGGCAAGACGATCTCAACCGCGTGTTCGAGCAAGCCGCTATTCCCGCACCGACTGCTAGCAATACCGGCGTCTCAGGAGCACGAGCCAATAACCAAGCACCGGCGGCGATGCAAATTCGGGTCATCCAGGAAGGCGCTGACCAGTCCAATGGTAAAGACAAAGACGCAGCGACGACCAACGCTCACGGGCAGTCGCAGCAAGGCCACGCCAATAGCGATGTATTCATCCCCGCCGGCAGTATTTTGACCGGCGTGTTGTTGAATGGCCTCGATGCCCCGACCGGCAAAAAAGCCAAGAAAGAACCGATGCCGGTGCTGTTCCGGATCAAGAAGGAAGCCATCTTGCCCAACCGTTTCCATGCCGATGTGCGCGAGTGCTTTCTGTTGGCCGCGGGCTTCGGCGACTTGAGTGCCGAGCGCGCCTACTTTCGCGGCGAGACCTTTTCCTGCGTACGCCAGGACGGTGGCGTAATCGAAGTCCCGATGAATGCCTACGCCACCGGCGAAGACGGCAAAAACGGTGTACGTGGCCGCGTCGTTTCCAAACAAGGCGCGCTACTCGCCCAATCCATGATGGCGGGCTTTTTACGCGGCTTTTCCGATGCCTTCGGCCGCAATCAGATTCCAATGTTGATGACCGGCGGACTGGGGGCTCTTTCCGGTACTACACCGTTTCAAAGCGCGTTTTCCTCGCAGTCGATGGAAGGCGGTGCCCTGAAAGGCGCCGGTTATGCCATGGAGCGACTGTCGCATTTTTACATGGACATGGCCGAAGAGATTTACCCGGTCATCGAAGTCGATGCGACTCGCCAGGTCAACTTCATCGTGCAAAAAGGCACGGCGCTGAAGCTGAAGTCACCGAGCTGA
- a CDS encoding TraK domain-containing protein, whose protein sequence is MKRLLPPWLLLSLVNGAWAGDDLPLTVLPPVTTVAEESSASPSQPIVPSQPDLGIELPPVDASVLKAAKQQAAASNSASVTSIGPQHIAVKPGINELMPIAVGHLNRLVTPFEHPVVTTTSQATTSTKGKIVYVATADETPITLYITPGDNQDIALSLTLIPKRIPAREIHLDLDKDSYQLLNQWQRSDAANRTSGQQEQAYISQLKTLFRDLGLQKTPPGYSLREPKPQEQIRCLQDRVQIKTGQVLEGQDRLILVGLAKNTGSEMLELDERSCATTQQDVLAVSVWPNVVLKPQEATELYVVVRQSPEASSSLRPSLLSGGQP, encoded by the coding sequence ATGAAACGATTGTTGCCCCCCTGGCTATTACTTTCCCTAGTCAACGGCGCTTGGGCCGGTGATGATTTACCGTTGACTGTGTTACCACCGGTCACCACCGTGGCCGAAGAGTCATCCGCATCGCCATCACAACCCATTGTTCCGTCGCAGCCCGATTTAGGCATCGAGTTACCGCCGGTTGATGCCAGCGTATTGAAAGCCGCCAAACAACAAGCGGCAGCGTCAAACTCAGCATCAGTCACATCAATCGGCCCGCAGCACATTGCGGTTAAACCCGGCATCAACGAACTGATGCCAATTGCCGTCGGCCACTTGAATCGCCTGGTCACGCCGTTCGAACATCCGGTAGTCACGACCACCAGTCAAGCCACCACTAGTACCAAAGGCAAAATCGTTTATGTCGCCACCGCCGACGAAACGCCGATCACTTTATACATCACCCCTGGAGACAACCAGGACATTGCGCTATCACTGACGTTGATCCCCAAACGCATTCCCGCACGAGAAATCCATCTCGATTTGGATAAGGACAGTTACCAGTTACTGAACCAATGGCAACGATCGGATGCCGCGAACCGAACTTCAGGCCAACAGGAACAAGCCTACATCAGCCAGCTAAAAACGCTATTTCGGGATTTGGGTTTGCAAAAGACTCCGCCCGGCTATTCACTCCGCGAACCCAAGCCGCAGGAACAGATTCGCTGCCTGCAAGACCGCGTGCAGATTAAAACCGGCCAAGTTCTGGAAGGCCAGGATCGGCTGATTCTGGTGGGACTTGCCAAGAATACTGGCAGCGAGATGCTTGAGCTCGACGAACGCAGTTGCGCGACCACCCAACAGGACGTGCTGGCCGTTTCAGTCTGGCCCAACGTGGTGTTGAAGCCGCAGGAAGCCACCGAATTGTATGTCGTGGTCCGACAATCGCCTGAAGCGTCATCCAGTTTGCGGCCTTCGTTACTGAGCGGAGGCCAACCGTAA
- a CDS encoding TraE/TraK family type IV conjugative transfer system protein: MRWSDFLQTWDGHETENRFSRVVIIGLLVVCVITSLAAWRTERSIILVPPTLTQEVEVTRSQASSEFKESWGLFLAELLGNTTPANADFLKTAVEPLLAPDIYRSVLDAMSDQIKAIKMDRVAISFTPRHVDYEVETNKVFVSGELKSQGPSSKPDVKPRTYEFVIAIKNYRPRLEYIDVYPDSPRTLARLKATQGQPHEAQP; encoded by the coding sequence ATGAGATGGTCGGATTTTCTGCAAACCTGGGATGGACACGAGACCGAGAACCGGTTTAGCCGAGTCGTCATCATTGGATTGCTCGTCGTTTGCGTGATTACCTCGCTGGCCGCCTGGCGTACCGAGCGCAGCATCATTCTGGTGCCCCCTACCCTCACCCAGGAAGTCGAAGTCACCCGCAGCCAAGCTTCCAGCGAGTTCAAAGAGTCGTGGGGCTTGTTCCTAGCCGAATTGCTTGGCAACACCACCCCAGCCAATGCCGACTTTCTGAAAACCGCGGTCGAGCCGTTATTGGCGCCGGATATTTACCGCAGTGTCCTGGATGCCATGAGCGATCAAATCAAGGCCATCAAAATGGACCGGGTCGCGATTAGTTTCACCCCGCGTCATGTCGATTACGAAGTCGAGACCAACAAAGTCTTTGTCAGCGGCGAACTGAAAAGTCAAGGCCCCAGTTCCAAACCGGACGTGAAGCCCCGTACCTACGAATTCGTCATTGCCATCAAAAACTATCGGCCCCGCCTGGAATACATCGACGTTTATCCGGATTCACCTAGAACCCTGGCCCGCTTGAAAGCCACTCAGGGTCAACCGCATGAGGCTCAACCATGA
- the traL gene encoding type IV conjugative transfer system protein TraL: MEPVAIPQSIDDPIHILLWSADEIVPFMVSMLTGMLIDQFIPGLALGFIAVKFYRRFRDNRPDGYTLHALYWLGLLPSRAQTIPNPYIRRFLP; this comes from the coding sequence ATGGAACCCGTTGCCATCCCTCAATCGATAGACGATCCGATTCACATTCTGTTGTGGAGTGCAGACGAGATCGTACCCTTCATGGTCAGCATGCTCACCGGCATGTTGATCGATCAGTTCATCCCCGGCTTGGCGCTTGGATTCATCGCAGTCAAGTTTTACCGGCGTTTCCGCGATAACCGGCCTGATGGCTATACCTTGCATGCGTTGTATTGGCTGGGTCTTTTGCCCAGTCGCGCGCAGACCATCCCCAATCCCTACATTCGCCGGTTCCTGCCATGA